Proteins co-encoded in one Nonlabens agnitus genomic window:
- a CDS encoding Fpg/Nei family DNA glycosylase: protein MPELPEVHGYKVYIDSTILHKTIISMDCRDKKLLKKAYGDFEKFLVGEQLTFTRRIGKYLFVNTTGPKVLVMHFGMTGRPSYYKEADDRPKFGHIVLAFDNDFHFAFENKRKFGWWDLIDSIADYKQDHGLSDDARELSFEDFKNSLSTRKTDIKKVLLDQSVAAGVGNWMADEILYQAKMHPQKKIENMTETDVKAVFDAMKKVIEVAIENDAHYDSFPEDFLMHFREKEGTCFHTGGPIEKIKVGGRATYFSPKWQEK from the coding sequence ATGCCAGAATTACCAGAAGTACATGGTTATAAGGTGTACATCGACAGCACGATCCTGCACAAGACGATCATATCTATGGATTGTCGGGACAAGAAGCTGCTCAAGAAAGCGTACGGTGATTTTGAAAAATTCCTAGTGGGCGAGCAGCTGACATTTACACGGCGTATTGGGAAATATTTGTTTGTCAACACGACTGGGCCTAAGGTGCTGGTGATGCATTTTGGCATGACCGGTAGGCCCAGTTATTATAAGGAAGCAGATGACCGACCTAAATTTGGCCATATCGTATTGGCCTTTGACAACGATTTTCACTTTGCGTTTGAAAACAAGAGAAAGTTCGGCTGGTGGGATTTGATAGATTCTATTGCAGATTATAAACAGGATCATGGCTTGAGCGATGATGCTCGCGAGCTGTCCTTTGAGGACTTTAAAAATTCCCTAAGCACCCGAAAAACCGACATCAAAAAAGTTTTGCTGGATCAGAGTGTTGCGGCTGGCGTGGGCAACTGGATGGCAGATGAGATCCTGTATCAGGCAAAAATGCATCCGCAGAAAAAGATCGAGAACATGACCGAAACTGACGTCAAAGCCGTTTTTGACGCCATGAAAAAGGTTATCGAGGTGGCCATTGAAAACGATGCGCATTACGACAGTTTTCCAGAGGATTTTCTCATGCATTTTAGAGAAAAGGAAGGCACCTGTTTCCACACCGGTGGACCCATTGAGAAGATCAAAGTAGGTGGCCGCGCGACCTATTTCTCGCCTAAGTGGCAAGAGAAATAG
- the uxaC gene encoding glucuronate isomerase, whose protein sequence is MSKTFINENFLLDNSYSEELYHTFAKDQPIIDYHNHLSPKLIAEDHIFGNCTNVWIDGDHYKWRAMRTLGIDEKFITGDASDKDKFMKWAKTVPYTLRNPLYHWTHLELARYFDIYDLLNEKSAEGIWNQTQEKLSSPEYSCRNLLVKANAKVVCTTEDPIDTLEHHKQLRNSDYKVTVSTAFRPDKAIMIANDGYNEYIDALAKAADTDIRSYEDLCAALESRIQYFHDHGCRLCDHGLNQISSVPFTQSEVKTIFEKRRNGQELSDQERLKFESALLIFLCETYHKHGWVQQFHLGALRNNNKRMHELLGPDTGWDSIGDYSQAQQLSSFLNRLDSTNKLTKTIIYNLNPADNEVIATMIGNFNDGSVKGKVQFGSGWWFLDQKDGMIKQMNALSNMGLISCFIGMLTDSRSFLSFPRHEYFRRVLCNLLGDEMKRGELPHDMELVGKMVSDICYHNANEYFDFKS, encoded by the coding sequence ATGAGTAAAACATTTATAAACGAGAATTTCCTGTTGGACAACTCCTATTCTGAAGAGTTGTACCACACGTTTGCCAAGGATCAACCCATCATTGATTACCATAATCACTTGTCACCTAAGCTGATTGCCGAGGATCATATTTTTGGCAACTGTACCAATGTGTGGATCGATGGTGACCATTACAAATGGCGAGCAATGCGCACGCTGGGCATTGATGAGAAATTCATCACTGGTGATGCTTCTGACAAGGATAAGTTTATGAAATGGGCAAAAACGGTTCCTTATACGCTAAGAAACCCACTATATCACTGGACACATTTGGAACTGGCTCGTTACTTTGATATTTATGATCTGCTCAATGAAAAATCTGCTGAAGGTATCTGGAATCAAACTCAGGAAAAACTTAGCTCGCCAGAATATAGCTGCAGAAACTTGTTAGTTAAGGCAAATGCTAAAGTAGTGTGTACCACAGAAGATCCCATCGACACACTTGAGCATCACAAGCAATTAAGAAACAGTGATTATAAGGTCACGGTGAGCACCGCTTTTAGACCTGACAAGGCGATCATGATTGCTAATGACGGCTATAATGAATACATCGATGCTTTGGCAAAGGCTGCAGATACTGATATACGTAGTTATGAAGATCTATGCGCTGCGCTAGAATCTAGGATACAATATTTTCATGATCATGGTTGTAGACTATGTGATCATGGACTCAACCAGATTTCTTCAGTTCCTTTTACGCAGTCTGAGGTGAAAACTATATTTGAAAAGAGACGCAACGGTCAGGAACTATCAGATCAAGAGCGTTTGAAGTTTGAAAGCGCTCTATTGATTTTCTTGTGCGAGACTTATCACAAACACGGCTGGGTGCAGCAGTTCCATCTAGGAGCATTGCGCAACAATAATAAAAGAATGCACGAATTGTTGGGTCCTGATACCGGTTGGGATTCCATAGGTGATTACTCTCAAGCCCAGCAATTATCGTCCTTTTTAAACCGATTGGACAGCACCAATAAATTGACAAAAACTATTATTTACAACCTCAATCCTGCCGATAATGAAGTGATCGCCACCATGATTGGGAACTTTAATGATGGTAGTGTCAAGGGTAAGGTACAGTTTGGTTCTGGATGGTGGTTCCTGGATCAAAAGGATGGCATGATCAAACAAATGAATGCCTTATCCAATATGGGATTGATAAGCTGCTTTATTGGAATGCTTACAGATTCCAGAAGTTTCCTTTCCTTCCCACGACACGAATATTTTAGACGCGTGCTTTGTAACCTACTGGGTGATGAAATGAAGCGAGGCGAGTTGCCTCATGACATGGAGCTAGTAGGCAAGATGGTGTCTGATATTTGCTACCACAACGCTAACGAATACTTTGATTTTAAAAGTTGA
- a CDS encoding tagaturonate reductase: MIEVVEKKTALNRTNVDAGRKLPIKVVQFGEGNFLRAFIEYAFQKLNQKTNFNAGIAVVQPIDRGMVDMLNDQDGLYTLFLKGIKKGEEIQHQELMTNIVKGVDPYKNFADYLSLAKEEELQFIISNTTEAGIAYVATDSMEMKPPSSFPAKLTVLLHERFQYFQGNPEKGLTIIPCELINHNSETLKEIIYKYCEDWKLDESFKQWLENHCSFHSTLVDRIVPGYPKDEIEAYNAQLSYKDNLIVSAEAFLLWVIEGGDELKAKLPFHKTDLDVKIVKDMQPYRTRKVRILNGAHTAMVPFSLLYGNATVKETVDNDFTGTFVNNAIFEEINNVLPMNKAELDSFANEILDRFRNPFIKHQLADIALNSVSKFKVRVLPSLLEYVEKYNRLPTHLTFAFACLIRFYKGTWKGEDLPIKDSDEVVAFFKKVWSTNDLNQVVEQTLSNTDFWDEDLTKVPHLSNAIVLALDEIESHGIEKGFKNYATKNSNQ, translated from the coding sequence ATGATTGAAGTTGTAGAAAAAAAGACGGCACTCAACAGAACCAATGTCGATGCAGGCAGGAAATTGCCTATAAAGGTGGTGCAGTTTGGCGAGGGAAATTTCCTAAGAGCATTCATTGAATATGCTTTTCAAAAACTCAATCAAAAAACAAACTTTAATGCCGGCATCGCCGTAGTGCAACCCATTGATCGCGGTATGGTCGACATGCTGAATGATCAAGATGGACTCTATACCTTATTTTTAAAGGGAATCAAAAAAGGTGAAGAAATACAGCATCAAGAGTTGATGACCAATATTGTAAAAGGCGTAGATCCTTATAAGAATTTTGCAGACTATCTGAGTCTAGCCAAGGAAGAAGAACTTCAATTTATTATTTCCAACACGACAGAAGCTGGGATTGCTTATGTCGCTACAGACTCGATGGAAATGAAGCCACCATCATCATTTCCTGCAAAGCTTACTGTTTTATTGCACGAGAGATTCCAGTATTTCCAAGGGAACCCAGAGAAAGGATTGACCATCATCCCATGTGAGTTGATCAATCATAATTCTGAAACTTTAAAGGAAATCATCTATAAATATTGTGAAGACTGGAAACTTGATGAGAGTTTTAAACAATGGTTAGAAAACCATTGTTCGTTTCACAGCACGCTTGTGGATCGTATCGTTCCAGGATATCCTAAGGATGAAATTGAAGCATACAACGCACAGCTATCGTATAAGGATAACTTAATCGTGAGTGCTGAAGCTTTTTTACTTTGGGTGATAGAAGGTGGTGATGAGCTCAAGGCTAAATTACCTTTCCATAAAACTGACCTAGATGTCAAAATTGTAAAGGATATGCAACCTTATAGAACGCGCAAGGTGCGTATATTAAATGGAGCGCATACCGCAATGGTACCATTCTCATTACTTTATGGAAATGCGACCGTGAAAGAAACGGTAGACAATGATTTTACGGGTACTTTCGTGAATAACGCGATTTTTGAAGAGATCAATAATGTGTTGCCTATGAATAAAGCAGAACTAGACAGTTTTGCTAACGAGATTTTAGATCGTTTTAGAAATCCATTTATTAAACATCAATTGGCAGATATTGCCCTTAATTCTGTTTCTAAATTTAAGGTACGCGTGTTACCTAGCCTTTTAGAATATGTTGAGAAATACAATCGATTGCCTACTCATTTGACCTTTGCTTTTGCCTGTCTGATCAGGTTCTACAAAGGAACCTGGAAAGGCGAAGACCTGCCGATAAAAGATAGTGACGAGGTGGTTGCTTTTTTCAAAAAAGTTTGGTCAACAAATGACTTGAATCAAGTGGTGGAACAGACCTTATCAAATACTGACTTTTGGGATGAAGACTTGACAAAAGTACCTCACTTATCTAACGCCATCGTTTTAGCCCTGGATGAAATCGAATCCCACGGAATAGAAAAGGGATTTAAAAATTACGCTACAAAAAACAGTAATCAATAG